A genomic segment from Triticum dicoccoides isolate Atlit2015 ecotype Zavitan chromosome 1A, WEW_v2.0, whole genome shotgun sequence encodes:
- the LOC119278574 gene encoding GDSL esterase/lipase At5g45910-like has translation MALALAGRLLMVLLLAGTGVAAPPPPQVSPSEATVDSITAIYNFGDSISDTGNLLREGDTGMLRYTTGLPYGVTIGRPTGRCSDGFLMIDFLAEDLGLPLLNPYLDRRADFTHGVNFAVAGATALSTTALANRGLTVSHTNSSLGVQLRWFKEFMSSTTNSPREIDKKLASSLVMLGEIGGNDYNYVFLQPRRTNDRHDPISNATRSAESLAHALSLVPEVVQSVADAAKEVLDMGATRMVIPGNFPIGCMPSYLTAATASSPASLRDGDGCLVSFNVLARAHNERLRRAVGELRRSYPDATVAYADYFAAYLEILRHAPRLGFEGGAALRRACCGAGGGEYNFDHNRLCGAPGTTVCADPSRRPSWDGIHLTQHGYRVMTELLYRRGLACPAAVKLPRQKPCLPVS, from the exons ATGGCTCTCGCTCTAGCAGGTCGCCTACTCATGGTGCTGCTCCTCGCGGGCACAGGCgtcgcagcgccgccgccgccgcaggtctCGCCTTCGGAGGCAACGGTTGACAGCATTACGGCCATCTACAACTTCGGGGACTCCATCTCGGACACGGGGAACCTCCTCCGGGAAGGCGACACCGGAATGCTGCGTTACACCACGGGCCTTCCCTACGGTGTCACCATCGGCCGCCCCACCGGCCGTTGCTCCGACGGCTTCCTCATGATCGACTTCCTTG CTGAAGATCTCGGCCTCCCGCTGCTCAACCCGTACCTCGACAGGCGCGCGGATTTCACGCACGGCGTCAACttcgccgtcgccggagccacCGCGCTCAGCACGACGGCGCTGGCCAACAGGGGGCTCACCGTCTCCCACACCAACAGCTCCCTTGGAGTCCAGCTCAGATGGTTCAAAGAGTTCATGAGCTCCACAACTAACTCCCCTCGAG AGATAGATAAGAAACTAGCGAGTTCACTGGTGATGCTGGGGGAGATCGGCGGCAACGACTACAACTACGTCTTCCTACAGCCCCGGCGGACGAACGACAGACACGACCCGATCAGCAATGCTACCCGCAGCGCGGAGAGCTTGGCGCACGCCCTCTCACTCGTACCCGAGGTCGTGCAATCCGTAGCAGACGCAGCCAAGGAGGTGCTGGACATGGGCGCCACGAGGATGGTCATCCCCGGCAACTTCCCCATCGGGTGCATGCCGAGCTACCTGACCGCGGCCACGGCGTCGAGCCCCGCGTCGCTGCGCGACGGCGACGGCTGCCTCGTCTCCTTCAACGTCCTGGCGCGCGCGCACAACGAGCGCCTGCGCCGCGCCGTCGGGGAGCTGCGGCGGTCGTACCCGGACGCGACGGTGGCCTACGCCGACTACTTCGCCGCCTACCTCGAGATCCTCCGCCACGCGCCGCGGCTCGGCTTCGAGGGCGGCGCGGCCCTGCGTAGGGCATgctgcggcgcgggcggcggggagtATAACTTTGATCACAACAGGCTGTGCGGCGCGCCGGGGACGACGGTGTGCGCGGACCCGAGCAGGCGTCCCAGCTGGGACGGCATCCACCTGACGCAGCATGGTTACCGCGTCATGACCGAGCTGCTGTATCGCCGAGGGCTCGCGTGCCCGGCTGCGGTGAAACTCCCGCGCCAGAAGCCTTGCCTGCCCGTGAGTTGA